A region of the Mangifera indica cultivar Alphonso chromosome 10, CATAS_Mindica_2.1, whole genome shotgun sequence genome:
TATGGTTTAAAGTTAGGGTTTGCTCAGATTTCTGTATTTGGCTGAGATTGGGAGAGTTAAgttgttgaattttttgaagTGGGCTGCTCATGGTGAAAGATGTAAAAGTTTTCATATTGTTGTCAGAATTTGTTTAGATTCTTTGTTCAACTCTTGATGTTAGTATATAGGTAAGAATTTTTGGCTCATAAGGTTTCTGGCTTTGGCCTAAATTATTGAGTTATTAAACTCCATAAGCAGGCATGTTGACTAAAGAGGATGACTCGGGTAATCCTCAGCCTTCTTGCCAGCTACCTGGCTCCAGGAAGATGTTCTGGCGATCGGCCTCATGGTCTGCCTCTCGTACGTCACCTCAGAACTCTGAAACTGAAGAGAAAGATTTTGCTGATCCAAATTGTGGCAATGGTggaaacaataatcaaattcgCAGGTTTCCTGCCCCATTAACTCCGCGTTCCCAACAGAATTCTAAGGCTCGGTCTTGTTTGCCACCTTTGCAACCATTATCTATTGCGCGCCGGAGCCTAGATGAGTGGCCCAAGGCAAGTTCTGATGATCTTGGTGAGTGGCCACAGCCTCCAACTCCAAGTGGAAACAAAAATGGTGAAAGATTGAAGCTGGATTTATCATCAATTCAGCGAAACACAGAGAAGAATGCTGGGCTCGTGAAAAGGGATAAGATTGCGTTCTTTGATAAAGAGTGCTCTAAAGTGGCAGAACATATATATCTTGGTGGAGATGCTGTTGCAAGAGATAGGAATATATTGAAACAGAATGGGATTACTCATATTTTGAACTGTGTGGGTTTTGTTTGTCCTGAGTATTTCAGAGCAGATTTTGTTTACAGAACCTTGTGGTTGCAGGATAGTCCGTCAGAGGATATTACTAGCATTTTATATGAtgtttttgattattttgaagatgTGAGGGAAAAAAGTGGAAGGGTTTTTGTTCATTGCTGTCAAGGGGTATCCCGGTCCACATCATTGGTTATTGCATATCTTATGTGGAGAGAGGGACAGAGTTTTGATGATGCTTTTCAATATGTGAAGGCAGCAAGGGGCATTGCTGACCCAAACATGGGTTTTGCATGCCAGCTGTTACAGTGCCAAAAGAGGGTTCATGCCTTCCCTCTTAGTCCCAGTTCATTGTTGAGGATGTATAGGATTGCCCCGCACTCTCCGTATGATCCATTACATTTAGTCCCAAAAATGTTGAATGATCCTTCACCAATGGCTCTTGATTCTAGAGGTGCATTTATTGTTCATTTACCCTCagctatatatatatgggttggTAAGAACTGTGAGACTATCATGGAAAGGGATGCAAGGGGAGCTGTTTGTCAAATTATTCGATATGAGAGAGCGCAAGggccaataataataataaaagaagggGAGGAACCAGGTTATTTTTGGACTGCCTTTGCAAACTTCTTACCTTTGATGGATAAATCTAGAAACGAAGTGGAGATTGGGGAATCAACTATTAAGATATGTCCTGGTGGGAGAAAAGTAGATTCCTATGATGTTGATTATGAGATCTTTCAGAAAGCCATCATGGGAGGTTTTGTCCCTCCATTTGCATCATCAGAAAATGAACATGAAACTCACCTTCCTGCCAGAGAAAGCAGTTGGAGTGCACTTAGGCGTAAGTTTGCCCCAGGTGATATGAAGGAATTTGTCTCAGTGCCTAAGCTAGTCCTATCTCGAGTTTATTCAGATTCAATGATGTTACTACGTACGTCATCGCCGTTATCATCAACATCGTCATTGTCATCAACATCTTCTTCACCCCCATTTCTCTCTCCTGATTCAGTGTCGTCTGATTCAAGTACCAGCTCAAAGTCTTTCTCAGAGTCATCCATGGATTCTCCTTCAGCAGTGTCGTGCTCTCTTCCAGTGGTTTCGACTTTGTCTAACTTTTCAAACCTGTCCCTTACATCTGAAACTTCATCTCAAGACATTAGCCATTTGCTGCCATCTACTCAGTCGTCTTTATCAACTGTTAAACATGTTTCACTTTCCCTTGCTGAACGTAGAGGTAGCTTGTCAAAGTCTCTGAAGTTGCCGGTGACGACTGGTAATGTAAGGGTAAACAGCACTCCAACTATTTTGACTGATCAAGGGGATGCTGTTAAGATAAGCAACAATAGTTACACATTATGTAAACCAGATGGTATAGAAATTGTATTTGAGGGCAAGGATGCTAGTAGAAACAGATCAGAAGAACTAACTCACATGTGCCAGGTGAAGATACCTCCAGGTAGAGTAACTTGTGCTGACTCAAGTTTCAAGGAATTCACATCTGTTAATAATTTTGCGGAATCATGGAGAAATCTTACTTTTGGGGAAGGTATTAACTCCAGTATCCCAAGTGGTTTGGAAAAAAGCGTAGCAGCTAATTGTAATCAAATGCAACCTCTAGTGTGTCGCTGGCCTACTTTTGAAAAGGTTCTAAAATTTGGTTCAAGCGATCTAAACTCAAAATCTGCTTTTGCAATTTTTCCACCGAGTACAGATTTAGGGAAAAGTGCTCAAAATCTGTATGTATGGGTTGGAAGATCTCTCTGTCATGATAAAGGTCAGATTCAGTTAGATAACAGCAGAGAGTCAAGGGATCTAGGAGACATTGACTGGAGTCGGTTTGGTTATGACATTCTAATTCAGATGGGTCTGCCAAAGGACACCCCAATCAAGGTGTGGAACTTACTTTTGGGTTATTTTATAAGTTTCCTTTTTGTACaacatttgtaatttttgtcattgtTTACTGGTTCTGTTGATAATTTCAATGCATTATGCACTCAAAAAATCTTTTGTGGTATTTCTTGCTCCATGTTGTTAGCTTTTTCCTGGCATGCAATTATTACTTTCAAGTTATCAGCTTTTTGCTTACATGCTCAGTTGGGGTATAAAGATATTCACACAGTAACCTTTATCAAAAGGAATCATAAAACTTGATTTAGATTTGACAATGTGAGATTATTTTGTGGCATGTTTTAGTCAGTTCATTTGGATTAAAGTACATCTGCTTATTAACTTTGCTGTTCCAAATACTGCTGTTTATAAACAGgttattaaagaaaatgaagagcCAGCTGAATTTGTTGCATGGTTGAGTACGTTGTAGCACTAGTGAGGGCCAGAATAGAATTGTCAATGTAATAACAcatcacttaaaaattttttcagCTGGTTTAGTCCACTACATCATCCAACATCAGAACAAACTCTGGCAAAACCAGTGAGGTAAGTTGTTtgctaattttttatctattcaaatttgactcttaaaatatttatatgatctACCATGTGACTTTTGGGAGCACTCATTGGGATGGCTTGTATGGAGGCTCTTCTGGTCAAACCATTCACTAATTGCACATTAGCAAATGACCTTTTGCCGTGTCCAATGACTCGATAAATTCCAGTTCTGGCATAACTAAGTTTATCTTTGTATCTTTATGAGAAGATAATGAGCTGTCTGCAATAggtgtaaaaaataaattaatgatgtaGTGGCTGGCTAGCTGATCAGTGATTTTTGATGGTTTGTTATGTTGTTTGGTATCTAGAGAAAATTACAGACGAGGGCAATAGGTAGAAGAAGTATATTGGTTTTTGCCATTCATGAGTTGAGATCTAAGATGTCAGCTTTCATAAACCTTCATGAACCCATTATGATTTATCTAGTCTAGATTGGCTTTGTAATATGATTGTTAATgagactttaattttttttttttaaaataaagaagcCGATGAAAAAGAATAAACTCAATTTGTCTTCTTATGTTGTTTGCAGGATGCTGCTTTCAAGTCTGGCTATTTACCTGGTTGTACAGTGATGCAACATCTTGGTAACCTGAATCATTTGTTCCCCAGACTGAACGTTTCTTGTATATTCATTGTTACTAGAAACAGATTCTGACTCCTTTATTTAGGTAGAATAGAACATTTAAATTTCTGTAGTCTCTTTGTTTCTTCTGTCTTCCCTTTATATTGCTTAggttttgttttaaatttaattcttgaAGGTGTGCATCAGAATCCCCCTACTGAAACACTCATCTTCAATTTACCTCTGTATGTTACAGTAAGGCTACTAAATAATCACTTGTTATTCATGAACATTAGTTTTTAGAGAAAAAGCTATATGCATAGCTTTTATCGGGaaggaaaatgataaaattctggTGTGTCATTTCTGGAAGATAGATGTTTGAATTGAATGAGTTGTGTGTCAAATTTTATACAGAGGAATGGTTTCGGGTTAGAATGTGTGCACTTGGGGACATTAGTTAAGGAAGTAACTGCAAAACCCTTATCTTCTATCCTCGGCCAAGATCCAATATACTTTTGTGCTAGCTGTGCAATGGGTGACTACATATTTAGCCATGGTACCAACAGAAAAAAATTGGCAGCCTGAAGTCAGCTGCCAGTCCTTTCTATTCCTCGGGATGTTGAACAAGATAATAATTTGCAGGAATGATCTTAAGCTCAAGACACGTTAATACCAGTGAAGTACATGCAACACACACAGCGAGGTAACCATTTTTCTGAAATATGAGGATAACAGAGTACACTTTTGGCAAAGGCAACCATTTTTATATGCTAGTTGGATCTGTACTCAGGCCCTTAAGAGAGAATAAAATGGCTGTGACATTCAAATTTGTGTCGGCATTTGTTGTAGCACTGAGGCTTCTtgttctctctcaatcttttttcctcttaacgtttgttggttttaaatttaaattttaaatgtggGAACTTCTCTTATGTTAGATTGCTCTGTTCCAAGCCTGAACAAAATTGGGGTTCCTAAACCATTGTCAAGAACCTATTGGCGGCTCCTAGTACTGCTCTACTAGAAAATcctttataaaaattatgaaggCTAAATGCGGCCGTGTATGTTGGACAAAAGGAATATATGAATTGGATGCAAGGATTAGTAAAACTAGTGGGAGATTACAATTTCTAAAGTGAAGGTTTgaatataaacttttatcacgtttgtaaaattttgatttatttaatataataattgtggGTTTGATTATTGTGATTTGGGTTATCTGTCTAACAAATATCAGTGGGGtctttgattattaaaaaaaagaaaagaatatatgaATTAATCAAACAGTGATCAGAGAAACTTAATTGTGAAAAATGGAGTGGCTATAgcaataatatttatcaaatggGACCACATTTTAACAATCACAGGCTCCAGAGGTAACAGAGGTAATGGAAAATTTGAGTTGGAATTAGAGTGTCAGTCGGTGGGATTGGGCTGGGCTGGGCTGGGTGTACTGTATAAAATGTACTAAACAATTTTTTCATCAGCTAAAAGGTCTTTATCACGGAGCTCTTACAAATTTTCACATAACACTAATTCCAGTTGATACCCAAAGAAGTTTTCGAAGTCCTTTCTTTCCCTAGTTCAAAAATTTGGGACATTTGTTATACGATAATTCTTTACTTGTGAAATACCTACCTGAAaaacaactatatataaaaacgACAACATGTGCCTCGACTTATGTTAAACAGCCCTTACTTAGAGAATGTAATCTATCAATTGATATTTCATTTGTATCATTTATTCACGataaaaaaaaccataatttattgttttattttgtcaaGAGAGGATCCATGCTTAGGCCCAATAAGGCCCATTTATTAAACCAAAGAACAATACCTCATAACAATTCCAGCTCCCAACAGCCATTACTCGCTCTTTTCAGATCAGAGTAGCAATGGCCACGGGCCAGCGCACGGTGTTACAATTTGCACCATCGTCAACTTCTGCGGCGAAAGTTCAACCTCtggttatttttaatatctGCGATTGCTATGTGAGGCGTCCCGACCAAGCGGAACGTGTCATTGGCACACTCCTCGGTTCCGTCTTGCTAGACGGCACCGTTGATATTCGTAACTCATATGTCGTTCCTCACAACGAGTTCTCCGATCAGGTTTTTTAATGTCATCTAAATTGTTATTTTGGGAGTGTAAGTAGAATTTAATTATCTGCGAAACCATAAGAAGTTGTTGCATGTAGAGAGTTATGATTTATATTGTGATAAGCAAAAACTTATTGCTTTTAGTTCCTTTGGTTTTTGCTTGTGATCTGTTTGCTGCCTGTAAacaaaggttttaaaaattgataggaAAGTATCAAAACCAAATCGGAAGCAAGAAAGAGTTACATTTGCTGTTAAGCTGAAGAATTAATGTAAATAGTGTAGGTTCGATTGGGACGCACTAGGTAGCTCATGGGATTCCGTTGTTTATTGCAGGTTGCTTTGGATATTGAATATCATCAAACTATGTTAAAGTCTCACCTAAAGGTGAATCCGCAGGAAGTTATTGTAGGATGGTAATTCGCAtctcattaaaattttgttttcttttaagtgcgttttattctctttcttttatccattgagttttttatttgttacaGTATTTTGCTTTTGTGAATTTGTGCAGGTTTTCAACTGGGTTGGGAGTCACTGGTGGCAGTGCATTGATCCATGAATTTTATTCTAGAGAAGTTTCTAATCCTGTTCACCTGACTGTAGATACAGGATTCAAGAATGGAGAGGCTACCATAAAAGCCTATATTTCAGTTAATTTATCCCTTGCAGACCGGCCACTTGCTGCAcaatttcaagaaattttgctTGATCTTCAAATGGTTGAAGCTGAGCGAGTAGGATGTATGTATGTGCTTTACATTTTGATGCTTATGAAAAAACATTGTTTTGGATGCTGCTGAAACCGcattaaattattgaatgaaaagTTATGACTATCTGGTGTCAGAGGATTTAGAATTATATTCGTTACTTGTCAAGAAcattttcatttcctttattcttgatccttttttttttctgtcagaATAGATGGAGCATGTTCAATATATCTTTTCTGCTGTATGTTTGTGTTATTTATTACATTCCCTTTCTCTCTTCCATTGTAGATATAATACTTTTCCGCTCTGTCATAAGTTCTCAACCTGTGAATGTTTTTATATTCAAAGCTATAAACTAGTTTTAGATAATTAGGTGGTGTTTTGGTTATAATACAGTCTGAACAATAATATTTGGTCATGATGGCAGTTGATATACTGAAGACAGCAATGGTTGACAAACTTCCTGGTGATTTGGATGGAATGGAAGTCTTAACGGAGCGGCTTGTAGCTCTAATAAATGATGTTTACAAATATGTTGATGATGTTGTAGTGAGTATGATGGTTCTACCTTTATCATAGTAATACAAGTTTGATGTTTCTGCttattttatggtttgatttgatttaatacttgttttttttcttaGGAAGGGCGTGTTGCACCTGATAACAACATTGGGCGTTTTTTATCAGACACTGTAGCCTCCCTTCCCAAACTGTCACCACCAGCTGTTGACAAACTTATTAATGACAATCTGCAGGTAAGATTAAAGTTTAAGCTTTTAACTTCAGAGTAGTTTGAATTGATGTCTGTTAATTCATCGAAGTAATTTCTGTGTGAGGAGCTCAATTTCTTTGACCAtgtaaattattgaattaacaCTTAATCATCAATATAGTTTGTCAatgcattttatttataacctaTTTTACTGTTAAACACCACATTTTCTCaacttcaataattaatttccaAGCTTGGATACCATATTTGAGGGCATTTAtctgattaaattttgattcattgGTTTTTCTTTGTTCTCACAGGACCAGTTGCTCATGCTATATTTGTCAAGCATCACAAGGACACAGCTCAGCTTGGCAGAAAAGCTGAACACAGCTGCTCAAATAATATAGTATCCATCTTGTGGATGAACCCTTGTGCGGAGACAATCTTACTTATagaaaagttttaattttcagTTTATCTTAACCATCAAGGACATGTGGGTATTTTTCCTCTGAGGAGGTTGCATTTTTTCTTTGTCcttgattttaaatttgtaagttctcatcattttagaaagttttgtttttttaaaattgccATTCATAAACATCATCCATTTAGGTGAACTTCCCAAATTGGGCTTTCTGTTGATTTCATATGATTACTGTTTAATGGGGTATCCACTTTTTTAGTTTTGGGGTAcctttttaaaatcttttgtttGCCCAAGTAATGATAAACAGAGataatttagttatatttttttccctgggtaatttggaaaagggaaattttaaaaattaggcaaaattaaaggggtctaagcgaaattgcccaaaaaattcaggttaaagcaaaaatgcccaggttttgtgaaatgacgaaaatacccccatatataaacacagcaaattttcactgtgtaattcaaagaaaattcgaatttttaacgcatcccacggcaatcccacggcgaacgtcattttcgccgatttgcttactttccggcaaccgaaaatggaaaataatgttatcacatctcccgtaatcttgtttggatcaagttattgctcatattattgagatttgattgagatatttcgatttgaaattttagggtttacggtttgaacaatgcttaaaatgttttgattcttggttgtttttgttgaattaattgaggggttttgtgttatacaacgtgtagattagatttatgtaaaaatcggtggctaaaacgaccaaaatttggccggaaATGACTGCCGAAGCGATCGGCAGTCGactgggaacagtgtttcccacgtcaaaatcaatatcccacgttcagcctaaTTTCGGGGGGCGaacttagctttttaaaacaattggggCGACGTGggaaatccttagcccacgtggggtttttttgatatttatcacgtcaacgtgagttttgcaaaattacgaaaatgtccatatatataacacaacaaaaattgctatttcccacgttaatatCAGCGAAATTACTGTGCATTTCTCTGAAATTTCAAAGCATTTTCAcgtcaccacgttcatcccacgggcgagctgatttccgtcgattttcttgatttccggcacccacaaatggcaaagaaggttagtatatctcccttaatcttgtttggatcaaattattgctcatattattgagatttaattgagatttttcggtttggaattttagggtttacggtttgcataatgcttaaaatgttttgattcttggttgtttttgttaaattgattgaggggttttgtgttagacaacgtgtagatttgatttatgtgaaaatcggacgctgaaacgaccaaaatttggccgaaaatgactgccgaagagatcggcagtccgacgtgggaacagtgtttcccacgtcaaaatcgtcCAGTCCACGTTCAGCAAAGGTTGGCTGATTTTGGGGGGGaaaagtagcttttttaaactattgggAAGCTTGGgaaattccttagaacacagtggaccttttagattttcagttttcatgagggggtaaattgatatttttcttatctagggtttttgaatgtgtacttttcgaattttatatccgttttttctgttctagggtttttcaacttttagaattcgaatttcaatttcgttttttcgaatttcatcgttttacgcgatatagactcgtatttttaagatttccgaaggatttttcgattattcccattctaggatttttcaacttttagatttcgaatttcaattccgttttttcggatttcatcgttttacgagatatagactcgtatttttcagatttccgaaggatttttcgatta
Encoded here:
- the LOC123227113 gene encoding eukaryotic translation initiation factor 3 subunit F-like isoform X1, translated to MATGQRTVLQFAPSSTSAAKVQPLVIFNICDCYVRRPDQAERVIGTLLGSVLLDGTVDIRNSYVVPHNEFSDQVALDIEYHQTMLKSHLKVNPQEVIVGWFSTGLGVTGGSALIHEFYSREVSNPVHLTVDTGFKNGEATIKAYISVNLSLADRPLAAQFQEILLDLQMVEAERVGFDILKTAMVDKLPGDLDGMEVLTERLVALINDVYKYVDDVVEGRVAPDNNIGRFLSDTVASLPKLSPPAVDKLINDNLQDQLLMLYLSSITRTQLSLAEKLNTAAQII
- the LOC123227113 gene encoding eukaryotic translation initiation factor 3 subunit F-like isoform X2, which gives rise to MATGQRTVLQFAPSSTSAAKVQPLVIFNICDCYVRRPDQAERVIGTLLGSVLLDGTVDIRNSYVVPHNEFSDQVALDIEYHQTMLKSHLKVNPQEVIVGWFSTGLGVTGGSALIHEFYSREVSNPVHLTVDTGFKNGEVDILKTAMVDKLPGDLDGMEVLTERLVALINDVYKYVDDVVEGRVAPDNNIGRFLSDTVASLPKLSPPAVDKLINDNLQDQLLMLYLSSITRTQLSLAEKLNTAAQII
- the LOC123227643 gene encoding protein-tyrosine-phosphatase MKP1, with translation MLTKEDDSGNPQPSCQLPGSRKMFWRSASWSASRTSPQNSETEEKDFADPNCGNGGNNNQIRRFPAPLTPRSQQNSKARSCLPPLQPLSIARRSLDEWPKASSDDLGEWPQPPTPSGNKNGERLKLDLSSIQRNTEKNAGLVKRDKIAFFDKECSKVAEHIYLGGDAVARDRNILKQNGITHILNCVGFVCPEYFRADFVYRTLWLQDSPSEDITSILYDVFDYFEDVREKSGRVFVHCCQGVSRSTSLVIAYLMWREGQSFDDAFQYVKAARGIADPNMGFACQLLQCQKRVHAFPLSPSSLLRMYRIAPHSPYDPLHLVPKMLNDPSPMALDSRGAFIVHLPSAIYIWVGKNCETIMERDARGAVCQIIRYERAQGPIIIIKEGEEPGYFWTAFANFLPLMDKSRNEVEIGESTIKICPGGRKVDSYDVDYEIFQKAIMGGFVPPFASSENEHETHLPARESSWSALRRKFAPGDMKEFVSVPKLVLSRVYSDSMMLLRTSSPLSSTSSLSSTSSSPPFLSPDSVSSDSSTSSKSFSESSMDSPSAVSCSLPVVSTLSNFSNLSLTSETSSQDISHLLPSTQSSLSTVKHVSLSLAERRGSLSKSLKLPVTTGNVRVNSTPTILTDQGDAVKISNNSYTLCKPDGIEIVFEGKDASRNRSEELTHMCQVKIPPGRVTCADSSFKEFTSVNNFAESWRNLTFGEGINSSIPSGLEKSVAANCNQMQPLVCRWPTFEKVLKFGSSDLNSKSAFAIFPPSTDLGKSAQNLYVWVGRSLCHDKGQIQLDNSRESRDLGDIDWSRFGYDILIQMGLPKDTPIKVIKENEEPAEFVAWLSTL